In a single window of the Candidatus Abyssobacteria bacterium SURF_5 genome:
- a CDS encoding DUF177 domain-containing protein has translation MKLRIDTIPEAGLDLEGLIDPSEIGLDLPNYRLNEPLAFTGHAVKTEDDVYVEGRLQGAVEADCSRCLEKMSIPIDLEVNVMYVPREKLPDEENGTIEPESNIDYYVGDTIDLLQEIRDLLLVNLPIKAVCREDCKGLCSFCGTNLNISGCDCHDRSAGSPFEKLEELKKRMQGE, from the coding sequence ATGAAACTCCGAATTGATACTATTCCCGAGGCAGGTCTCGATTTGGAGGGTTTGATCGATCCTTCTGAAATCGGATTGGACTTGCCGAATTATCGATTAAATGAACCGCTGGCTTTTACGGGGCATGCCGTGAAGACCGAGGACGATGTTTATGTCGAAGGCAGGCTGCAGGGGGCCGTTGAAGCCGATTGCAGCCGGTGTCTTGAGAAAATGAGCATCCCGATCGACCTTGAGGTAAACGTCATGTACGTGCCAAGGGAGAAGCTTCCGGATGAAGAGAACGGCACAATCGAGCCGGAGTCGAATATCGATTATTATGTCGGGGATACAATTGATCTGCTGCAGGAGATAAGGGACCTGCTCCTGGTGAATCTTCCCATCAAGGCCGTTTGCCGTGAAGATTGCAAGGGGTTGTGCTCTTTCTGCGGGACGAACCTGAACATCAGCGGATGTGATTGCCACGATCGTTCCGCGGGCTCACCTTTTGAGAAACTGGAAGAATTGAAAAAACGGATGCAAGGGGAATAG
- a CDS encoding sodium-translocating pyrophosphatase: MLEKGVYVTLGTGVLALLFVGYLASSTMKLDAGNEKMRKISSMVQAGARAFLKREYTYVFSFVIVIALLIWWAPFIWQRVVPDRPPIDLGWRTSVCFVCGALMSALAGYIGMSIATRSNSRTTEAARTSGVNGALNVAVSGGAVMGMSVVGLALSGLCIVYLIFRDPIAVNGYAMGASLVALFARSGGGIFTKGADMGADLVGKVEAGIPEDDPRNPAVIADNVGDNVGDVAGLGADLLESYVEAIIASIAIAFSLAIAGLITQDTLVRLQLIPFLIAAAGIIASIIGVMYVKVSGGKNAQSALLMGTYVAAGLTIILSFFIIRQFGAPFQGVFGTYSKMGPFWATLTGIISGIIVGFTSEYFTSGHYRPVKNLAESSQSGPAITVTGGMAVGMMSTTIPVIVLAAAVMVSYHVSGMYGVALASLGMLATTGMIVSVDSYGPVADNAGGIAEMAGLDKSVREITDNLDAVGNTTAAIGKGFAIGSAAFAALSLVTAFISAAKLHDVQLTSPNVMAGLLIGGMLPFLFSSLLFGAVSKCAFQMIAEVRRQFREIKGLMEGKADPDPTTCVDISTRSAIRGMLLPGTIAILAPVVAGFVLGPGGLAGMLIGALITGVMLGIQMANSGGAMDNAKKYIEKGNFGGKGSDAHKAAVVGDTVGDPLKDTVGPSINILIKLMAVIALVLAPLFMVVG; this comes from the coding sequence ATGTTGGAAAAAGGCGTATATGTTACGCTTGGGACCGGCGTGCTTGCGCTCCTGTTTGTCGGGTATCTGGCCAGCTCGACTATGAAGCTGGATGCCGGCAATGAGAAGATGCGCAAGATTTCGTCAATGGTCCAGGCGGGCGCACGAGCGTTCCTGAAGCGCGAGTATACGTACGTATTCTCTTTCGTGATCGTGATCGCGCTGCTCATCTGGTGGGCGCCGTTCATATGGCAGCGCGTGGTTCCCGACAGGCCGCCAATTGATTTAGGATGGAGAACGTCGGTCTGTTTCGTGTGCGGAGCATTGATGTCGGCGCTCGCAGGATATATCGGCATGAGCATAGCCACTCGCTCAAATTCCAGGACCACCGAAGCCGCTCGGACATCGGGCGTTAACGGCGCACTCAACGTCGCCGTCTCCGGCGGAGCGGTTATGGGCATGAGCGTGGTCGGCCTGGCGCTCTCGGGCCTGTGCATCGTATATCTGATATTCCGCGATCCCATAGCCGTAAACGGATATGCCATGGGCGCAAGCCTTGTCGCGCTGTTCGCGCGCTCGGGCGGCGGCATCTTCACAAAAGGCGCCGACATGGGCGCCGACCTGGTGGGAAAAGTGGAAGCGGGAATCCCGGAAGACGACCCCCGCAATCCAGCGGTTATAGCCGATAACGTAGGCGACAATGTGGGTGATGTGGCAGGCCTCGGCGCAGACCTTCTGGAAAGTTATGTCGAAGCGATCATCGCCAGTATCGCTATTGCCTTCTCGCTTGCCATTGCCGGCCTTATCACGCAAGATACTCTCGTTCGGCTGCAGTTGATCCCGTTCCTGATCGCCGCCGCCGGTATCATCGCTTCGATTATCGGCGTGATGTATGTGAAGGTGAGCGGCGGCAAAAACGCCCAGTCGGCTTTGTTGATGGGCACGTACGTTGCCGCCGGCCTTACGATAATCTTGAGTTTCTTCATCATCAGGCAATTTGGCGCCCCGTTCCAGGGCGTTTTCGGCACCTACTCGAAGATGGGGCCGTTCTGGGCGACCTTGACCGGCATCATCTCCGGAATCATTGTCGGGTTCACCAGCGAGTACTTTACTTCCGGCCACTATCGACCGGTGAAGAATCTGGCTGAGTCGTCGCAAAGCGGCCCCGCCATCACCGTCACCGGCGGCATGGCGGTCGGCATGATGAGCACCACCATTCCGGTCATCGTCCTGGCTGCTGCGGTCATGGTCTCCTATCACGTGTCCGGCATGTACGGCGTCGCGCTCGCCTCACTCGGAATGCTGGCGACCACCGGCATGATCGTGTCGGTTGACAGCTACGGCCCCGTGGCCGATAACGCCGGCGGAATCGCGGAAATGGCCGGACTCGACAAGAGCGTTCGCGAAATCACCGACAATCTCGATGCCGTCGGCAACACCACGGCCGCAATCGGAAAAGGATTCGCCATTGGCTCAGCCGCGTTCGCCGCGCTCAGTCTGGTGACCGCATTTATCAGTGCCGCAAAACTGCATGATGTTCAGTTGACGTCGCCCAACGTCATGGCCGGCCTGCTCATCGGCGGCATGCTGCCGTTCCTGTTCAGCTCGCTGCTGTTTGGTGCCGTCAGCAAATGCGCGTTCCAGATGATCGCCGAGGTCCGCCGTCAGTTCCGCGAAATCAAGGGACTGATGGAAGGCAAGGCCGATCCTGATCCCACAACTTGCGTAGATATCAGCACCCGCAGCGCCATAAGAGGCATGCTTCTGCCCGGCACGATTGCGATCCTTGCGCCCGTTGTCGCAGGTTTCGTTCTTGGCCCGGGCGGTCTGGCCGGAATGCTGATCGGCGCGCTTATAACCGGCGTCATGCTCGGCATCCAAATGGCCAATAGTGGCGGCGCAATGGATAATGCCAAGAAGTACATTGAAAAGGGCAACTTCGGCGGGAAGGGCTCGGATGCCCATAAGGCGGCCGTCGTCGGCGATACCGTCGGCGACCCGCTGAAAGACACCGTCGGCCCATCCATCAACATCCTGATCAAGTTGATGGCGGTAATCGCACTGGTGCTCGCGCCCCTCTTCATGGTGGTAGGATAG
- the rpsF gene encoding 30S ribosomal protein S6, with the protein MKKYETIFIIRPDASEETIAAAIEKAQEQVTRNEGIILGLENWGRKKLAYEIDRFTEGIFVKMDFEAPGDVIAKISRHFMLSEEVIRHQTIRQQERKTTAG; encoded by the coding sequence TTGAAAAAATACGAGACGATCTTCATTATCCGGCCGGACGCATCGGAAGAAACGATTGCGGCGGCCATCGAGAAAGCACAGGAACAGGTGACCCGAAATGAGGGCATCATCCTGGGTCTGGAAAATTGGGGGCGCAAGAAGCTGGCTTACGAGATTGACCGCTTCACCGAAGGCATTTTCGTAAAAATGGATTTCGAGGCACCCGGCGACGTGATCGCCAAGATTTCCCGGCACTTCATGCTGAGCGAGGAAGTGATCCGGCACCAGACGATACGGCAGCAGGAGCGGAAAACAACCGCAGGCTAA
- the ssb gene encoding single-stranded DNA-binding protein codes for MIELNKVFLAGRLTQDPELRYIPSGVAVSTLRMAVNTTFFPRDGEKKEEVLYIDVIVWRKQAEAAVQYLHKGSPVFVEGRLQSRRWETQDGQKRTSIEVQADRVQYMEWAGEKSRPQEGAGSQQASPDQNDDIPF; via the coding sequence ATGATCGAACTGAACAAGGTCTTTCTTGCAGGAAGGCTCACCCAGGACCCCGAGCTTCGCTACATACCCTCCGGCGTCGCAGTCTCGACGTTGCGTATGGCCGTAAATACCACCTTCTTCCCGCGCGACGGAGAGAAAAAGGAAGAGGTTCTCTATATCGATGTCATCGTATGGCGCAAGCAGGCTGAGGCCGCCGTGCAGTATCTGCATAAGGGCTCTCCCGTCTTTGTCGAAGGACGCCTGCAAAGCCGCCGCTGGGAGACTCAGGACGGCCAGAAGCGCACATCAATCGAGGTACAGGCCGACAGAGTTCAATATATGGAATGGGCCGGTGAAAAATCGCGTCCGCAGGAAGGCGCAGGATCGCAGCAAGCCTCTCCGGATCAGAACGATGATATCCCCTTTTGA
- the rpsR gene encoding 30S ribosomal protein S18: MAKPRTFGRRKVCRFCVDKVPAADIDYKDVQRLKHYTTERGKIIPRRISGNCARHQRAVTEAVKRARAAALMPFTAD, translated from the coding sequence ATGGCAAAACCAAGAACATTCGGGCGCAGGAAGGTATGCCGCTTCTGCGTCGATAAAGTCCCCGCCGCGGATATCGATTATAAGGATGTCCAGAGGCTGAAACATTACACAACCGAGCGAGGAAAAATCATTCCCCGCAGGATTTCGGGGAATTGCGCGAGACATCAGCGTGCCGTCACCGAGGCTGTCAAGCGCGCCCGTGCGGCAGCCCTTATGCCCTTCACCGCGGATTAA
- a CDS encoding 50S ribosomal protein L9, whose protein sequence is MKVILREDVQQLGKAGDVVEVKDGYARNYLIARSLAVRADTGQMKHLEHERKLLKDKKEKTLKQARDLADKISKTSCTIAVQVGEEDKMYGSVTSMDIAKSLVKEGIEIDKKDIHLDEPIRSLGVFTVPIRLASEVEAKLKIWIVKE, encoded by the coding sequence ATGAAAGTAATATTGAGAGAAGACGTTCAACAACTGGGCAAAGCCGGTGACGTCGTGGAAGTCAAGGACGGATACGCACGGAATTATCTGATTGCCCGCAGCCTGGCTGTGCGCGCCGACACCGGTCAGATGAAACATCTCGAGCACGAAAGAAAACTGCTCAAGGACAAAAAGGAAAAGACGCTGAAACAGGCAAGAGACCTCGCCGATAAAATCAGCAAAACCTCGTGCACCATTGCGGTCCAGGTCGGCGAGGAAGATAAGATGTACGGATCGGTCACCTCGATGGATATCGCAAAATCGCTTGTAAAGGAAGGAATAGAAATCGATAAGAAGGATATTCACCTGGACGAGCCTATCCGTTCGCTTGGCGTCTTCACCGTGCCCATCAGGTTGGCCTCCGAAGTGGAAGCGAAATTGAAAATCTGGATCGTCAAGGAATGA
- the dnaB gene encoding replicative DNA helicase, producing the protein MKETAAPPARVPPHNREAEQCVLGAMLFDDRAVGQAVEKLRDLHFYDEAHRRVFRTICELYNNNSPIDLISISEKLRTAGELESVGGGTYLAQLLDMVPTVAHLDYYMQIVREKAWLRELLTATAETMSEAYTEGMEVEIILDRAEKRIFEIVEKRVTSSVAPIGELVHPVFKWVDDLYNNRREVTGIPTGYGDLDRLLSGLQNSDLIIIAGRPSMGKTSFAINIAQHVAIKERKSVAIFSLEMAKPQLVLRMLCSQVRSKELNLRSLQTGYFDAKQYPKLTDAAGYLAQSSIFIDDSPSISAMEIRAKARMLKAKNKLDLIVIDYLQLMEEAGRRPESRQQEIAMISRHLKALARELEVPVIALSQLSRAVERREENRPQLADLRESGAIEQDADVVLMLFREEYYARLQNPNKEISENLLNKAEVIVAKQRNGPTGIIELNFFGDQVRFENRVKQAEPF; encoded by the coding sequence ATGAAAGAAACCGCTGCTCCCCCTGCACGTGTGCCTCCCCATAATCGAGAGGCCGAGCAATGCGTGCTGGGGGCGATGCTTTTTGATGACCGCGCCGTCGGACAGGCGGTCGAAAAACTGCGCGATCTGCATTTCTATGATGAAGCGCACCGCCGCGTCTTCCGCACCATCTGCGAACTTTACAACAACAACTCCCCCATCGATCTGATCAGCATTTCCGAAAAACTGCGCACGGCCGGAGAATTGGAATCGGTCGGCGGCGGAACCTATCTTGCCCAATTGCTCGATATGGTGCCCACCGTCGCCCACCTGGACTACTACATGCAGATCGTGCGAGAAAAGGCCTGGCTCAGGGAACTGCTGACTGCTACAGCCGAAACCATGTCGGAGGCATACACCGAAGGCATGGAGGTCGAAATCATCCTCGACCGCGCGGAAAAGAGAATCTTCGAGATCGTCGAAAAACGGGTTACGTCCTCAGTTGCGCCCATCGGCGAATTGGTGCATCCTGTCTTTAAATGGGTCGACGACCTCTACAATAACCGGCGAGAGGTAACGGGAATCCCAACCGGCTATGGTGATTTGGACAGGCTGCTCTCCGGACTGCAAAACTCCGATCTTATTATCATTGCCGGCAGGCCGTCGATGGGCAAAACCAGCTTCGCGATCAACATAGCGCAACACGTGGCGATAAAAGAGAGAAAGTCGGTGGCCATATTCAGCCTGGAGATGGCAAAACCGCAACTCGTGCTGCGCATGCTGTGCTCCCAAGTTCGCTCGAAAGAGTTGAACCTGAGAAGCTTGCAGACCGGCTATTTTGATGCAAAGCAGTATCCGAAATTGACAGACGCAGCGGGATACCTCGCACAATCCAGCATCTTCATCGATGATTCTCCCTCGATTTCCGCAATGGAGATACGGGCAAAGGCAAGAATGCTGAAGGCGAAAAACAAACTCGATCTGATCGTCATCGATTACTTGCAGTTGATGGAGGAGGCCGGCAGGCGTCCGGAAAGCCGCCAGCAGGAAATAGCGATGATCTCGCGACACCTGAAGGCGCTTGCGCGCGAGCTCGAGGTGCCGGTTATCGCTCTCTCGCAGCTCAGCCGGGCGGTCGAGCGGCGCGAGGAAAACCGGCCGCAGCTTGCCGATCTAAGAGAATCGGGCGCGATCGAGCAGGATGCGGATGTCGTGTTGATGCTCTTCAGGGAAGAATATTATGCGCGCCTGCAGAACCCGAACAAAGAAATTTCAGAAAACCTTCTGAACAAGGCCGAGGTCATCGTGGCAAAACAACGCAACGGCCCCACCGGCATCATCGAGCTCAATTTCTTCGGGGATCAGGTGCGCTTTGAAAACCGCGTAAAGCAGGCGGAACCGTTCTAA
- a CDS encoding 4-hydroxy-tetrahydrodipicolinate synthase, with amino-acid sequence MFTGSMVALVTPFKKGKIDEAKIPELVEYQISKGTDVICPCGCTGEAATLNHDEQVYIIEITVEAVNRRAKVIAGTGSNSTEEAIILTRRAKQAGADGALMITPYYNKPTQRGLMLHYEKVAAEVDIPIMLYNVPGRTGVNMTPETVAELSEIENIVAIKEASGNVDQVSAILSMCDITVLSGDDSLTLPMLAVGAKGVVSVAANVAPAEVAALIDSFNSCNMEEARQIHYQLLPLFKVLFCETNPIPVKRALNMMGLIENELRSPLFPLSPENEPKLRKVLEELNLLELV; translated from the coding sequence ATGTTTACCGGCTCAATGGTCGCTCTCGTTACTCCCTTCAAGAAGGGAAAAATCGATGAAGCAAAGATCCCGGAACTCGTGGAATATCAAATAAGCAAAGGCACCGATGTCATTTGCCCCTGTGGCTGCACGGGAGAGGCAGCCACCCTGAACCATGACGAACAGGTGTACATAATTGAAATCACGGTCGAGGCAGTCAACCGGCGGGCGAAAGTGATAGCCGGCACCGGCTCGAACAGCACCGAAGAAGCGATTATCCTCACCCGCCGCGCGAAGCAGGCGGGCGCTGATGGCGCCCTAATGATCACGCCGTACTACAACAAGCCCACCCAGCGCGGGCTCATGCTGCACTATGAGAAAGTCGCAGCCGAAGTGGATATTCCGATAATGCTCTATAACGTGCCGGGCAGAACCGGCGTCAATATGACGCCCGAAACTGTCGCCGAACTCTCCGAAATCGAGAACATCGTTGCCATCAAAGAAGCAAGCGGAAACGTGGACCAGGTAAGCGCGATCCTCAGCATGTGTGATATCACGGTCCTCTCGGGCGATGATTCGCTCACGCTTCCCATGCTCGCCGTCGGCGCCAAAGGCGTGGTGAGCGTCGCCGCAAATGTCGCTCCCGCCGAGGTGGCTGCACTCATCGATAGTTTCAATAGTTGCAACATGGAGGAAGCGCGGCAGATCCACTATCAACTGCTTCCCTTGTTCAAGGTGCTCTTCTGCGAGACGAACCCGATCCCGGTCAAGCGCGCCCTGAATATGATGGGCCTGATCGAGAACGAACTTCGCTCTCCCTTGTTCCCGCTCTCGCCTGAGAATGAGCCGAAACTGCGAAAGGTCCTCGAGGAATTGAACCTGCTGGAACTGGTATAA
- a CDS encoding 4-hydroxy-tetrahydrodipicolinate reductase, whose product MFGAMGRMGRRIIELAGTDKDLVVTAGIEYPGHPAVGQPLGTLFGNANLQGKLAGTLHKVINDIDCIIAFATPEATLDCIRDAHADRKPMVVGTTGFTPEQIEEIKRLSQHIPCVMSANMSIGINILLSLSAQVARVLHDDFDIEIVEAHHNQKKDAPSGTAIMLAEAIAKTTNRTLSANAAYGRYGITGPRRAKEIGIHAVRGGDIVGDHTILFAGQGERIEITHRAHSRDNFARGALLAAKFVVRQPAGLYTMQDVLKLS is encoded by the coding sequence ATGTTCGGAGCGATGGGACGCATGGGTCGGCGCATCATCGAGCTCGCGGGCACTGACAAGGATTTGGTCGTGACGGCCGGTATCGAGTACCCGGGACATCCCGCGGTTGGCCAGCCGCTCGGAACCCTTTTCGGCAATGCAAACCTCCAGGGCAAACTGGCGGGAACTCTTCATAAAGTTATCAACGATATCGATTGCATCATCGCGTTCGCGACGCCTGAGGCCACGCTCGATTGCATCCGCGACGCACATGCCGACCGTAAACCGATGGTCGTCGGCACCACCGGGTTTACGCCCGAGCAGATTGAAGAAATCAAGCGGTTGAGCCAGCACATCCCGTGCGTCATGTCCGCCAATATGAGCATCGGCATCAATATCCTCCTATCACTGTCCGCACAAGTCGCCAGGGTCCTCCACGATGATTTCGACATCGAGATCGTTGAGGCCCATCATAATCAGAAGAAGGACGCCCCCAGCGGGACTGCGATCATGCTGGCTGAGGCGATCGCAAAAACAACGAACAGGACTCTCAGCGCCAATGCCGCATATGGAAGGTACGGAATAACCGGCCCCCGCCGCGCCAAAGAAATCGGCATCCACGCCGTCCGCGGCGGCGATATTGTCGGCGACCACACCATTCTCTTCGCCGGACAGGGCGAGCGCATCGAGATTACTCACCGGGCTCACAGCCGGGACAACTTTGCGCGCGGCGCATTGCTCGCGGCCAAATTTGTCGTGCGCCAGCCAGCCGGGCTGTACACGATGCAGGACGTCCTGAAGCTTTCTTGA
- a CDS encoding MFS transporter, with protein sequence MKTSSTSNWQILSASFLCMSVAAGIGWFVFPVYMTTIEEELGTSRALISLAVVLWAMVGAAFSPVAGGWIDKYGARRVIVAGTLVQIAGTLLLARITSLWQLYVLFIVAALASTANTTIPVSIVISRRFDSNRGTAMGIAMLGMGVGGLVMPIIANVFLEGYGWRGGYNIFAFILMGLLAPIFLWMRPGQDERLATDGGSPIDTPAGGTTKTLRSLTAAEAVRTRTFWFLGSGDFLIGITFTSVTVHMVAFSTAAGISQAAATTAYGVFLAVNSLGIILFGTAADKIKIKWMMVIAYGAAAVAWIFLFRLPALVPLYVFAIIFGVTGGGRTALWPLALGQCFGVAHLGSVLGWLNIPFMIGNAVGPYMAGYIFDASNSYRLLFLFCIGFSLVAAVFISRMRDERIRQVEQAYLVPESSK encoded by the coding sequence ATGAAAACTTCATCAACATCCAATTGGCAGATACTGAGCGCGAGCTTCCTGTGCATGAGTGTAGCGGCGGGAATAGGCTGGTTTGTCTTCCCCGTGTATATGACCACGATCGAGGAGGAACTCGGCACCAGCCGGGCGCTGATTTCTCTGGCGGTTGTGCTCTGGGCGATGGTGGGCGCAGCTTTTTCGCCGGTCGCAGGCGGCTGGATCGACAAGTATGGTGCGCGAAGAGTCATCGTGGCGGGAACCCTGGTGCAGATAGCCGGCACCCTCTTACTGGCTCGGATCACGTCTCTCTGGCAGCTTTATGTTCTCTTTATCGTGGCTGCTCTCGCAAGTACGGCGAACACCACAATCCCCGTCTCAATTGTCATTTCCCGGCGCTTCGATAGCAATCGGGGAACAGCCATGGGGATCGCCATGCTCGGAATGGGAGTGGGTGGATTGGTAATGCCGATCATAGCCAATGTCTTCCTGGAAGGGTACGGCTGGAGGGGAGGCTACAACATTTTCGCCTTCATTCTAATGGGCCTGTTGGCGCCGATCTTCTTGTGGATGCGGCCCGGACAGGATGAGCGACTTGCAACCGACGGCGGATCCCCAATCGATACGCCTGCGGGCGGGACGACAAAGACTTTGCGAAGCCTGACCGCCGCCGAAGCCGTGCGAACGAGAACCTTCTGGTTTCTCGGCAGCGGCGATTTCCTCATCGGCATCACTTTCACTTCCGTCACCGTTCATATGGTCGCATTCTCCACCGCAGCCGGTATCTCGCAGGCGGCCGCCACGACAGCGTATGGCGTCTTTCTCGCCGTCAACAGCCTCGGTATCATTCTCTTCGGCACCGCCGCCGACAAGATCAAAATCAAATGGATGATGGTAATCGCATATGGAGCGGCGGCTGTCGCCTGGATATTCCTTTTTCGGTTGCCGGCGCTCGTGCCGCTGTACGTTTTCGCTATTATTTTCGGAGTGACGGGAGGCGGCAGGACGGCGCTATGGCCGCTCGCCCTCGGTCAATGTTTCGGCGTCGCGCATCTGGGGTCGGTTCTCGGCTGGTTGAATATTCCGTTTATGATCGGCAACGCAGTCGGCCCATATATGGCTGGATATATATTCGACGCCTCAAATAGCTATAGGCTGCTGTTCCTCTTTTGCATCGGGTTTTCTCTCGTTGCGGCGGTCTTCATCTCTCGGATGCGCGATGAGCGGATCCGGCAAGTCGAGCAGGCATACCTTGTGCCGGAATCTTCCAAATAG